The genomic segment GAAGCCAACTCCCATCCGGAACACCATATCATTCCTGCCTGTATTATCGGGTATTGAATTTGTAAAAGCCGGGTTACTCTCGTTTCCATAATCAAAATTTATTGCTAAACTAAAAAGAATAATAGAAAACAAATATTTTTGAGAGATACACTTTCACTACACTTTGCTTAAAAATGGAAATTCATTTTTTCATATCAATTCATTAAGCAAGTGCAATTCTTTTGTTCATTTATGAATAATTGTTGATTTTTGTATTAAATATTAAAAAAATGACTGAAATAGAAATTAAAATTGCTTCTGATTTAAAGCAAGCTATGCTTCAAAAAGATACATCTAAGCTAAGAACTTTACGCGCTGTTAAGGCTGCTTTCACACAAGCGAAAACTGAAAAAGGTGCAGATAAAGAACTAAGTGAAGATAAAGCACTTAAGATTTTGCAAAAACTTTTAAAACAAAGACAGGAGTCTAAAGAAATTTTTGATCAGCAAAACAGAACCGACCTGGCACAAAAAGAGTCGGAAGAAATTGATATCATTAAAAATTACTTGCCGGAAACGCTTTCAGCAGAAGAAACTGAAAAAATTGTTATTGAAATAGTTAAAGAAACCGGAGCCGAAAGTATGAAAGACATGGGTAAAGTAATGAAAATTGCCGGAGAAAAATTAAGTGGAAGAGCTGATACCAAAATTTTAGCCGATATTGTAAAGAAATTACTCAGTTAATGATTTTTGATATCCTTTTTTTTATCATCATTCTCTACGGCTTTTATATGGGCTATAAAAAAGGGCTTATATATTCCATTTTTGGTTTTTTTGCATTATTTATATCAATTACCCTGGCCCTAAAATTCGGTTTTTTGGCTGCTGAAGTGTTAAATGAAAGATTTGAAATTCAGGCTTCTTATTTACCCTTTTTAGGGTTTTTAGTAATCTTTTTGATAACATTAGTTTTAGTTTAT from the Chitinophagaceae bacterium genome contains:
- a CDS encoding GatB/YqeY domain-containing protein: MTEIEIKIASDLKQAMLQKDTSKLRTLRAVKAAFTQAKTEKGADKELSEDKALKILQKLLKQRQESKEIFDQQNRTDLAQKESEEIDIIKNYLPETLSAEETEKIVIEIVKETGAESMKDMGKVMKIAGEKLSGRADTKILADIVKKLLS